The stretch of DNA gaataaataaagtgcacagaTAATCCTAATGCAAAACCTCTAATGCAATGAATGCGACAACCACCACTGGTTTCGTAACCCTCTAACACAACAAATGCGACAACCGCCACTGGTTAATCACATGCATAACTCCCGAAATCTAACCACACTTAGACAAAGTAGCAAACACCGGGTGAAGTCACTCAGACAAATCACCGACACTATCAACTGAGGTACAACCACTACAGATCGAATACCGACTTTAACAACTACGGTACAATCACTACAGATCGAATACCGACTAGAACAACTGCGGTACAATCACTACACATCGAATACCGACTAGAACAACTGCGGTACAATCACTACAGATCGAATACCGACTAGAACAACTGCGGTACAATCACTACAGATCGAATACCGACTAGAACAACTGCGGTACAATCACTACAGATCGAATACCGACTAGAACAACTGCGGTACAATCACTACAGATCGAATACCGACTTACCGGTATAGTCACTCAGACAAATACCAAGCTCCGCTCCCGTAGGATTAagtactccactcacacaaccaCACCTCGtggtccactcccgcaaccacTTATTGAACCCCATAAAATCCCTCAACCATTTGGGTGGACCCACTCTCGCAATCACACCCCGtggtccactcccgcaaccacCTCTTACCATGGACGCATGAGCATACGATACCCTTACCTATACCAATGCAACCACAATACATATATTATCACAATCATATGTAATCTCCCAACAAgcatgtcaacacatatatttcATCAAATACTATGTCAGACAAGTAACCTCATGTATTCATCACGAACTCATATCGAGAATACATAATACAAACATGCCAAGCACTCACAAATAGTGtacaaacaaacacacaaagcattcacaacaacaagcatacaATTATGCTATCGACGGAATTTAATACGGAAGTAagaaggtgcccttacctcggcaagctTCCAATTTCAAACAACTTCGAACAATTCTACACTTTCGCGCGCCCTAAAATAAGCAGCGTACAATccataagtttctcccaaatattttaacgaaactaaacctatccacaaaggtctagaggtgtctaaggcacttcctaacactctcggataatGATTCCAAGTtctccccatagtgattaaaaattcccgaagttaaatacactatttttcacaaaacaaaatacatttttgttttcaaagcataccattgaCCACTATGGTTTTAAACTTAGAAGAAGACATTTACACACCACAAAAGCATatgaaaacaacctaaaaacttttcaaaaatatctcgacaaaataatcgagtttttcttgtgtcgcaagtttcaagtttttctttccaaaaacaATCCTATAATCATTCTTTTACCCACCTATGATCACTTCATCAAAAGCATGATCATTTTTTCTCAAAtgtggacttagaaaaaatttggaaatttcCCCCATTCACCTCCTTTAGGTTCGGCCAAGCAAAACCAAAATCTCACTTCCGCTCAAAAATTTTCGCTTCCGAGAGCttggtaatatcccataatacccccaAGTCACTAATCCAAGCACCCAAAAATATTTCGGGCCAAGCCTCTAATTAcgacaaaatcaatttttggtTCCCAAAGACAAAAACAACACATATATCATTTTTACCCAAAACTTTTTGATTGGTAATTCGCCCTAGGCCATGATTGTGCCTCCCACAAAGTCttaacaaaatttgaaaactCCTCCTCACTTTTCACAATTTTTCTCATgaccaaaattttgaaaataaaaccaACACTTCAAAGTTTTCCATACAAAACCCTAGTGATCATTCTACTAGTTCACATGGCCATGGAATTGATCAACCAAACCACTTTGagcatcaaaacaaaagtttctaaaaatatgttcatcaaacctcaagaacacacacaaaaattatttttcttgtttcacaAAACAAAGTCCATAATCTAACATCCATTTCTCTACTAAGCtcataaacaacaccaaaaagaaaaggacaaaacaatttttcaaagttatgatcatttcaaataactttttcaaaccctaacaaaagattttgtgaaaactttaatcaccatggaaatcATCATCTACTAAGCTTAAACAAGCTAGTTTACCACTCATAAACACTTCTATGGAACCAAAACTAATTAAAACTAGATTCTAGAATATTTTCCTCAAGAACATAATCATGGAAAACTCCTAAAATCTATGAGtttaaaccaaacaaaagaaGGGAGAAGGTTAGTTACCTTAAGCAAGTGATTCTCTACACTTTTCCTTAGAGCTTCCAAGCTTGAAATGGAACCAAATGGTGAAGAATGGAAAATTTGGTGAAGTTAGGGAATGGAAAAAGGCACTCACGGCCAAGACAAAGAAGAGGAGAGGTTTTGTGATATTTTCTAAGTCCACAAAATGTGTCAAAAGTCTCCTATGTAATAAGCTCATGATCAATTATATCCACTTGATCAAAAGGCAACTTCTCTAGGCCAATCCTAGCCCTCCATTTCACTTTaacaaatatctagatattttctctcacgCCCCATAGCTCTCGCGCGCCGCGACGAGCAAAACtcgtaaaaacagaaaacttacggaacggaagtccgtcttaaaatatttccaaaacttatcgccgaatctttttccgcgactgtaattttcttccacacccttgaaaattattctcaggacatatcctaactcgcgcaatatataaaacttccatctaaaattttactgaattcagaaaccgtaaaattttacaacaGCGGGTAAAATTCTCACTCGTTTTTCCAAAAGCGagaataatccaaaactcgtcATTCTGAATTTACATAAACCTTCTCATTCATAAAAGAGGATTACAACCCAAAAGTCTGTGTCTTTCCAGCGCACGAGCACAAAACAGACTCCATTTCAGCAAAAATCCTATTTTTGCGACGATACTCActaaaatacttaaccaaaaaccctaaaacctcTTAGCCATTATTTATTTCCTCACACAAAAGTACTGTGGAATTACGGGTCTTACATTACTACCCACcaaaaagaagtttcgtcctcgaaactaaaGTAAGAGTAATAACTCAACTTTACGCCCGACTTCTCAAGGCTACCCACCAAGCACAAATGATACACTACAAGGTGCTACATGATCCTTCAACCCTCTTGGTCGATCGAAATTGTTAACTTAAATGCCCATTCATACCGAGCCTCTACTCGCTTATGGTCTAATCCCGTCAAACTACTTgagaaatttaatttctcttAGGTTTTTACCCGCCAAAACTAACAATGCTAGCGTACACGGCTACAACTCTCTAGGTATTTCCAAACTATATACCTCTAGCATCGCTTAACATCGACATAAAACTTACGTTCCAAGGTTGAACTACTCGTTCTTACCCAAACATCTCTCCAATTTCATACTTAACCCACAATTAATTTTCTGAAGGTTTTATCTCATTTCTACATCTATACTCACAACCTCCCCCAAACTATGTATAGATCGTCACTTACCAACGTGATACTTGGCCTCCTACCTTAAATCATCACGTGATTTACCCTTAATACTCACATTTCATAATCCCATATGTCCTAAACACTCAACTTAAACCCTTAAGGTACCCATCGTTGGTATAACTGTCGTCTAGCCACGCTAGGTTCACTCACTCTTGACTAGCAACATCCTTAATTCCAACATGACTCGCCCCGATGATTATCCAATCATCGAAATTAATTCCAAATTACCACTAAATAGTGCAAACATGCTATAATTACTACTAAGTCCTTTACAGAGTAGAAACATTCAAAACAAAAGCAGTGACAAACAAACAATCCCAAGCAAACAGCACACCCAATAAACATAAAAGTGGGTTGCCCCAACATCAATCAATGCAGTTAAAGCGTTACCTACAATCTGGTAATCCTTACGGATAGCATTACTAGCTTGACCGCTCACTCCAGTGCCCATATAGTAAACACGTCCTGTGGCAGTGGGTCGAGCTCCCTGGTTTGCATTCACCGGCGGTGCCACTTTTGGAGCCTTGCAATCTCTAGCAAAGTGACCCGGTTTCTTACAATTGTAGCAGAGAGAGCCTTGCAAACCACATTCATAGAAGTAATGGCCCTCCTGACCACAATTGTAGCATGTCCGCTTATATCTAATTCGACTGCCTCGGTTTCCTTGGTTTTCAGAATGATTTAATTCCCGATTATTCCGGGGACGGTTGTAAGGCTCATTCCCTTGCCTTCCACGATTCTGATTACTTGGACGACTAGGTCCCCCAACACTGAAACTCCTTTGACTATTCACCCGCTTACTCCTCATGTCCTCAATTTCCTGACACTTCTCCACCAGCACCTGAAAGTGTCGAATCCCCAAGGGTACTACCGCATCTTGCAGCTCATACCTTAAACCACCTTGGAAACGACGGCACATATATGTCTCATCAATGCCATCCCTGAAGAAACGAAAGTACCTTGACAAGGATTCAAATTTCTTCGCATACGCCTCCACATTCATTCCTCCCTGAGTCAGCTTCAGGAACTCTTCCCCATACCTTTCTCTTGCAGTCTCCGGAAAGTACTTAGCCAAAAACTTCCTCTTGAAATTTTCCCAAGTATATTCCTCATCAGCCGCTTCCATCAACAACCTAGTATTTCCCCACCAATACTCAGCATCACCCAACAGCTGATAAGTGGCTAGAGTCACCATCTCTTCCTCTGGGCAATGGATAGCCCCCAAAATCTTTTCCATGGCTTGAAGCCATAAATCAGCAGCAGCAGGACCTCCGTCACCTCGAAACCTCGGAGGATTCTGATTATTAAAACTGGTGAGGACACGAGTCCCCGCAGCATGAACTTCTCTTTCGCGCTTCTCCAAATCCCTTTGGGTCTTCGCGTTAGTCTGGGCAGTTATAGCAGCTGTCATCACGTTCATCGAGTTAGCCATACGTTCAACCCGGTCATCTTCCGTCACAGGATCCGCATCTGCCCGTCTTGGAGGCATGTTTCCTTCAATACCAATTCTTTTGATCAAATCCTTTTCCAATCATAAAACTTCCATGTCCAATCAATAAGCATTAAGTGTAGTCAAGATACGTTTGGTTGAAGACACCCATATTAACTCATCCGCGAGTTACTCTCACGAAAACCCACTGTTACCCACTAACGACTCGCGTAACCAACGCGACTCTAACTCTAAACCGACTAACCTCAGACTGTCAACCCATGTACACACTTTCCCTTTGAAGATCTAAtgccgagctctgataccaaaatgtaacaccccgatttttaaaaccaaaaagagggcattattttttttttttttaaaataacacgctaaataaaatatttatcagaGTGCGCGTGAAACTCTTTACAAGCTCATTCATTAAACCATACAAACAGAAATCAATATACAATATCAAAGATTGTTTTTCACGGGCTTCCGAGAAGCAAAGTGTgcacctgaataatttacattcCAAAAGGATACATCAAGTTCACAAACCTAAACAAAACAGAACTCGTGAACCGAATGTATCGCAcggccaaaaggcactaaacatgtctgagtatactatacagtcatccaaaagaaactaggccctaagcctaaacaaaaatgtagcctaaccAAAGCTACCATCTACTCTCCGGCATAatccacgaagtcctcgccatccTCACGACCAACGGCCTCAAGTGGCACACCATCATCTAAGGTGGGGGATAACCCGTTCACGTATCAAACAagcaagggtcaccaactggaaacaagCATAAAAATACCAAATACACATACCAAATGCCAAGTACCAAAACGGAAAGCGAGTAAACATTTAACACATCCTCAACACCACgaagaataaataaagtgcacacataATCCTAATGCAAAACCTCTAATGCAATGAATGCGACAACCACCACTGGTTTCGTAACCCTCTAACACAACAAATGCGACAACCGCCACTGGTTAATCACATGCATAACTCCCGGAATCTAACCACACTCAGACAAAGTACCAAACACCGGGTGAAGTCACTCAGACAAATCACCGACACTATCAACTGAGGTACAACCACTACAGATCGAATACCGACTTTAACAACTACGGTACAATCACTACAGATCGAATACCGACTAGAACAACTGCGGTACAATCACTACAGATCGAATACCGACTAGAACAACTGCGGTACAATCACTACAGATCGAATACCGACTAGAACAACTGCGGTACAATCACTACAGATCGAATACCGACTAGAACAACTGCGGTACAATCACTACAGATCGAATACCGACTTACCGGTATAGTCACTCAGACAAATACCAAGCTCCGCTCACCAAGAATCCCGTAGGATTAagtactccactcacacaaccaCACCTCGtggtccactcccgcaaccacTTATTGAACCCCATAAAATCCCTCAACCATTTGGGTGGACCCACTCTCGCAATCACACCCCGtggtccactcccgcaaccacCTCTTACCATGGACGCATGAGCATACGATACCCTTACCTATACCAATGCAACCACAATACATATATGTCGCGGCGCGAAAAATATCCTCGAGTGTAAACACTCGAGAAGAaacagagtcgccaccgaattttatttatcccaaagaggggaaaggaaaatatcgagaaaaccttgagGGGTGAGAAAAAgggttcgggagttggttatgcgaggggaaggtattagcacccctcacatccgttgtactcaacgggaaccttttagagggaaattgtttgtttgctttaatgtgttttttaatgtttgcttgattactcgtttcttgcttcatcgatagaaaaagtttgtttttattattatttatgttattatgGATGCGGGGAaaaaggttttgttttttattattgtgcccgacaagatgttgaatcctgctcctacgtattcccagcTGCAATGGAaaaatcagggtttcgtagttcatggtaaaaaatgtttgtgggttgATTGTTTTTAGACGTatgacgtctaagtcgcattctcgtaGTTAAActctgcttgtatgctcgcacaaTGGAGGCTTAAGCGTTATTTGTATTACGAAGAATGTCGCATTCTTgtatttaaacgctgcttgtatgctcgcacggTGGAGGCTTTAGCGTTGTTTGTGTTACGGAGAATGGACGAAAACGTCACCCGTTTTGTGAAAagggttttacttttactgcgcgCGAGGGCAGTGAAAAAGGTTTGAGtgtgttgagttgattttatgagtttttgtgaaaatgtttgAGAATGAGGATGGTCCGAGACgcgagtcatacgtcagggcctcggAACCATCCGGGTAGAGAAAGTCATACGGcagtcccttcctttttcatccttttaatcttaagtcgttttagtttgatttaacgaaatcaaaagaaaagattaagagATATTTTTACGTGCTTTAAGGTTGGAGAATGAGAATGGTCCGAgacacgagtcatacgtcagggcctcggAACCATTCGGGTagagaaagtcatacgtcagtcccttcctttttcattctatttattGAGTTTTTTACGAGCAAATCaagcaaacaaaaatatatacatatatgcgCCAATTGAAGCTTTTTGTTATCCTCGTCAATTTTGCTCAAATCGCATTTATTACAAGTAAGAAAAAAGTTGAGTTTTGGGGTTTTTTCAAGaaataagcacttatttaaataagcacttaaaaatggacaaaaacgCCACTGGGGTGCAGAATGGGTTCTGGGGGTGAAGCAATAGCAATCTGCAGCACCAGGCCCAGCCCAGACTAAATCGTCCAAACAAGAAAAgagcaaaacaaaaattaatcagGTACAGCGTTAAGATAAGGGTGTATGGTAGGCTTCCCGGATCTAGGCCTTTTGATTTGATCAAATGGCTTGGATTTAAAAATCCACTAACAGATCTCGGCCTTACATCCGATCTAACGAttgtgttttaaaaataaagggATGGGGGGCGCGCTGAGCAAGAAAGGGGGGTACAATGAGTAACAACTCATCTTCCTCACCTCTTCTTCCTCACGACAGTAACAAAACTTCCATTAAAGCTCAAACGGAGCTTTTCGAAAAAAACATTTTGGCctcaaaaaccataaaagaaTACACTATTTCGCTTCATTTTTCGCACTGATCATGAATCTATGCTTAGATTTCACAGTGGAGGCTTATAATTCGAAAAAACGGAACAACAACTTGAGAACTCAAAAaccaaaatatgattttaagCAAGCTTAAGCAAAATTAACGAATGGAA from Trifolium pratense cultivar HEN17-A07 linkage group LG5, ARS_RC_1.1, whole genome shotgun sequence encodes:
- the LOC123885119 gene encoding uncharacterized protein LOC123885119, which gives rise to MPPRRADADPVTEDDRVERMANSMNVMTAAITAQTNAKTQRDLEKREREVHAAGTRVLTSFNNQNPPRFRGDGGPAAADLWLQAMEKILGAIHCPEEEMVTLATYQLLGDAEYWWGNTRLLMEAADEEYTWENFKRKFLAKYFPETARERYGEEFLKLTQGGMNVEAYAKKFESLSRYFRFFRDGIDETYMCRRFQGGLRYELQDAVVPLGIRHFQVLVEKCQEIEDMRSKRVNSQRSFSVGGPSRPSNQNRGRQGNEPYNRPRNNRELNHSENQGNRGSRIRYKRTCYNCGQEGHYFYECGLQGSLCYNCKKPGHFARDCKAPKVAPPVNANQGARPTATGRVYYMGTGVSGQASNAIRKDYQIVGNALTALIDVGATHFYVYWVCCLLGIVCLSLLLF